The following is a genomic window from Ethanoligenens harbinense YUAN-3.
CCGGTATCTGACATCTTTCTCCCATCCGACCGTTTACAATGTGTCTTGAGCAGGACGGCGAACGGCTGCGTCCGTTCTCCAACGGACGGTTTCGTTCCTTGCGTCCGGGCCTGCAATGCATTGCAAGGGGGAGAACGGACCATGGATCGAAAATCGGACCTAAAGAAGGCACACGATGCGGAAATGCGCGAAGCCGCAAGCGGCGCGCCCCTGTGCATTCTCACCGCCGCACAGATACGCGCCGCACAGTCAAAATATGCTTCGCTCTGCGCGGAATACCTGGCATGCAACGGCATTTATTCCGGCTTCCATGAGGCGGGCTTTGACGAAAAAGCCAGCCCGTTCGCAATGGCCGCCACCATCGCGGCCGAAAACGTGCGCGCGGTGGGCGAACTGCTGGATATTCTGCACATCAGCCATCCGGATGCGCTCTGAACGACCGCCGACAACCCACGTCTTCAAAAGCCCGCCGTATCTGCGGCGGGCTTTGACGCGCCATAAAAAGTGACAGAACCGTGTCAAATTTATATAATGCTTTTAATCCCACTGGAATATGCTATAATGAAAAAGGCCGTGAATGACAAGACATACAGAGAGAATACCTTTGCGAATTAAAGAGGGGAATCAGACAATATGAAGCCGTTGCAATCCATGAAAAAAATCAATTTTTTTCACCTGCTTTTCCTGCTTAGCATCGCGTTGGCGGCAGTCTTCTGCATCGTTTCGGTGGTGCAGAGCGCGCACCTGCAGCAGGTCGAACACCAGCTTTCCTCCATGCGCGGGGAGACCTCGCGGGCAGACCATCTTCAGGACCAGTTGCAGGACCTCACCGCCAAATACGACGACCTTTCCAGCCGTATGGCCATCCGGCAATCCTTTTCAGAGACTCACGCGTCCGACGGCACCAAGATCGCCTACCTCACATTCGACGACGGGCCATCCAAAAACACGTCTCAGCTCCTGCAAGCGCTCAAGCAGTCCAACGTGAAAGCCACCTTTTTCGTCATCGGGCTCAACTGCCAACAGTACCCGGATGCGGTAAAAAACGAGGCGGCCGGCGGACATGTGGTGGGCATCCACTCCTGGACGCATAAATATGAATACATATACGCCAACATGGACAATTTCAAGCAGGACTTCATGCAGCTGCACGACTACCTGACACAGCAGTTGGGCTCGGAGCCCACCATCTGCCGGTTCCCAGGCGGCACCAACAACACCGTTTCCAAAAAATACACCAAAGAACCGATCATGCAGGAAGCTGTCAACTGGGTGGAAGGCATGGACATCCGCCCCATCGAC
Proteins encoded in this region:
- a CDS encoding polysaccharide deacetylase family protein, which produces MKPLQSMKKINFFHLLFLLSIALAAVFCIVSVVQSAHLQQVEHQLSSMRGETSRADHLQDQLQDLTAKYDDLSSRMAIRQSFSETHASDGTKIAYLTFDDGPSKNTSQLLQALKQSNVKATFFVIGLNCQQYPDAVKNEAAGGHVVGIHSWTHKYEYIYANMDNFKQDFMQLHDYLTQQLGSEPTICRFPGGTNNTVSKKYTKEPIMQEAVNWVEGMDIRPIDWDADAGDAETPIPTKDQIVQRVLREIGHKTNPVILMHDFGNRTSTIEAVPLIVQQLQAQGYTFGTLSAATPATLFKPVVTAAS